Proteins encoded by one window of Channa argus isolate prfri chromosome 1, Channa argus male v1.0, whole genome shotgun sequence:
- the LOC137124687 gene encoding ras/Rap GTPase-activating protein SynGAP-like isoform X6 encodes MDTSSKTWLPHQGQFGLVGQAEVCCGGAGVLTPNQSRRASFASARQSSMETPPNATPQPFRQPSFLNRRLKGSIKRAKSQPKLDRTSSFRQMILPRFRSADQERTRLMQSFKESHSHESLLSPSSAAEALDLVLDEEAIIKPVHSSILGQEYCFEVTTSSGTKCFACRSASERDKWIENLQRAVKPNKNSAFCFQDNSRRVDNVLKLWIIEARDLPAKKRYYCELCLDDMLYARTTSKPRTDTVFWGEHFEFNNLPTIRSLRLHLYKETDKKRRKVKKEKSTYLGLVSIPISSITGRQFVEQWYPVIQSSVLSKSGGVGSAKVINASLRVKSRYQTMNILPMELYKEFAEYITNNYRTLCAVLEPLLSVKSKEEVAFALVHILQSTGKTKEFLSDMAMCEVDRFMDREHLIFRENTLATKAVEEYLKLIGHRYLKDAIGDFIRALYESEENCEVDPMRVPPSVLADHQANLRMCCELLLCKIINSLCIFPRELKEVFASWRARCAERGREDLADSLISSSLFLRFMCPAIMSPSLFNLMQEYPAERTSRTLTLIAKVMQNLASFSKFGPKEEYMYFMNEFLEMEWGSMQQFLYEISNLDTGGNAGGFEGYIDLGRELSMLHSLLWEVMGQLSKDAILKLGPLPRLLNDISVALRNPQLHMPTNHQPDQPKDRLFSRPSFNRLKSSDFQSLMMRDLNSSIDISRLPSPTTGMSAVESLSSNLNMRRHAERDLRSSREVFYVTRPPLARSSPAYCTSSSDITEPDPKDSRMNSISNLNSVGDMLTSSQASIAGLGHSFGNLGGPLRMGGHMPTAGSGLRLSQMGHIGGPTESISQQQQQAAAAMHFPLSFQNPLFHLAAQNSPAQSQPPPPPLLLAPEPENGHPDYAPAFGNSAFSRSEDLSALRSQSSLVQPSIVHSHSYSDDFTRQNQSNDYAWHQLSLQVQESLQQQHLMGVTSQTTTGTGTPASLATPPTTVHPMRQTSMAPPHLKSQRSINTPATATPPKVRPQSRNLLLDSSDTNFSGSHPKSRQTQQQQQQQQQQQQQQQQQQQQQQQQQQQQQQQQQQETQLTDSPAPGLPYQTSSAKENQAPSAAAEESTDTPTKSTKKPQSQLQPPQQHLLKPVVNKQGSGSTLNTPALNERTVAWVSNMPHLSADIESLRPDREGQLKEYSKSMDESRLERVREYEDEIHSLKERLKMSHRKLEEYEQRLMSQEQQTNKILQQYQSRLEDSERRLKQQQMEKDSQIKGIISRLMAVEDELRGGAIPDIKPRILTDQSFSQVYGGLPGS; translated from the exons ACCAGTCTCGCAGGGCAAGTTTTGCCTCTGCACGGCAGTCAAGCATGGAAACTCCTCCCAATGCCACCCCACAGCCCTTCAGACAGCCG AGTTTTCTTAATCGAAGGTTGAAGGGTTCCATCAAGAGGGCTAAAAGCCAGCCCAAACTGGACCGGACCAGCAGCTTCAGACAAATGATTTTGCCCCGGTTTCGCAGTGCTGACCAAGAGCG GACACGCTTGATGCAAAGCTTCAAAGAATCCCACTCCCATGAGTCCCTACTTTCTCCTAGCAGTGCTGCAGAAGCTTTGGACCTAGTTTTGGATGAAGAAGCTATAATCAAGCCTGTCCACTCTAGCATTTTGGGACAAGAGTACTGCTTTGAG GTGACCACCAGTTcaggaacaaaatgttttgcctGTCGCTCAGCTTCAGAGAGAGATAAGTGGATTGAGAATCTGCAACGAGCTGTTAAACCAAACAAG AACTCCGCATTTTGCTTTCAGGACAATAGCCGACGGGTGGATAATGTGCTCAAGTTGTGGATTATTGAAGCTCGAGACCTTCCAGCTAAGAAACGCTACTATTGTGAGCTGTGTTTGGATGACATGTTGTACGCACGCACCACCAGCAAACCCCGGACCGACACGGTCTTCTGGGGCGAGCACTTTGAATTTAACAATTTGCCTACCATTCGTAGCCTTCGCTTGCACCTCTACAAGGAAACGGATAAAAAAAGACGCAAGGTAAAGAAA GAAAAAAGCACATACCTTGGCCTTGTCAGCATCCCCATCTCCAGCATCACAGGCCGGCAGTTTGTGGAACAATGGTACCCCGTTATACAGTCCAGTGTTTTGTCCAAAAGCGGTGGTGTTGGAAGTGCCAAAGTGATTAACGCCTCATTACGTGTCAAGTCTCGCTATCAGACAATGAACATCCTCCCAATGGAGCTGTACAAGGAATTTGCTGAGTACATTACAAACAACTACCGGACACTGTGTGCAGTTCTGGAGCCGCTGTTGAGTGTGAAAAGCAAAGAGGAGGTGGCGTTTGCCCTGGTTCACATCCTTCAAAGCACAGGGAAGACAAAG GAATTCCTGTCTGACATGGCAATGTGCGAGGTGGATCGATTCATGGACCGTGAGCACTTGATCTTTCGGGAAAACACGCTCGCTACAAAGGCTGTGGAGGAGTACCTCAAATTGATAGGTCACAGATACCTCAAGGACGCTATAG GTGACTTCATTCGAGCCTTATACGAGTCTGAGGAAAACTGTGAGGTGGACCCCATGCGTGTCCCGCCATCAGTCCTCGCTGACCATCAAGCCAACCTTCGCATGTGTTGTGAGCTGTTACTCTGCAAGATAATCAACTCTCTCTG catattTCCCAGGGAGCTGAAGGAAGTTTTTGCCTCATGGAGAGCCAGATGTGCTGAGCGTGGAAGAGAGGATCTCGCCGACAGCCTCATCAGCTCCTCCCTGTTCCTTCGCTTTATGTGTCCAGCCATCATGTCCCCGTCCCTGTTCAACCTAATGCAGGAGTATCCTGCAGAGCGCACGTCCCGCACACTCACACTCATTGCCAAGGTGATGCAGAACCTGGCCAGCTTCAGCAA GTTTGGGCCCAAGGAGGAATACATGTATTTCATGAATGAGTTCCTGGAGATGGAGTGGGGCTCCATGCAGCAGTTTCTTTATGAGATTTCCAACTTGGACACTGGGGGAAATGCTGGAGGGTTTGAAGGCTACATTGACCTCGGTAGAGAATTGTCCATGCTCCACAGCTTACTGTGGGAAGTTATGGGCCAGCTTAGCAAG gaTGCTATTCTCAAACTTGGACCTTTACCAAGGCTGTTGAATGACATCAGTGTTGCCTTGAGGAACCCGCAGCTTCACATGCCTACAAATCACCAGCCAGACCAGCCGAAGGACCGACTCTTCTCACGCCCATCTTTCAATCGCCTCAAGTCCTCTGACTTCCAAAGCCTTATGATGCGTGACTTAAATAG TTCAATAGACATCTCTCGCCTGCCGTCCCCTACGACTGGCATGTCAGCTGTAGAGTCCCTCTCATCAAATCTGAACATGAGGCGCCATGCTGAACGAGACCTCCGGTCTTCGAGAGAAGTTTTCTATGTGACCCGCCCACCACTGGCTCGATCCAGCCCTGCTTACTGCACAAGCAGCTCAGATATCACCGAACCTGATCCAAAG GACTCCCGTATGAACAGCATTTCCAACCTGAACTCTGTGGGAGACATGCTCACCTCTTCTCAAGCCTCCATCGCCGGGCTCGGCCACAGCTTCGGGAACCTCGGCGGTCCGCTTCGTATGGGAGGGCATATGCCAACAGCGGGCTCCGGTTTGAGGCTGAGCCAGATGGGCCACATAGGGGGTCCAACGGAATCCATCtctcagcagcaacagcaggcagcagcagccatgCACTTCCCCCTGTCTTTCCAGAACCCGCTATTCCATCTGGCCGCCCAGAACTCACCAGCTCAGTCTcagcctcctccacctcctctcctccttgCCCCGGAGCCTGAGAACGGCCACCCTGACTATGCTCCCGCCTTTGGCAACAGTGCTTTCTCCCGCAGCGAGGACTTGTCCGCCCTGCGGTCACAGAGCAGCCTGGTGCAGCCCAGCATTGTCCACTCACACAGTTACAGTGATGATTTCACCCGGCAGAATCAGAGCAATGACTACGCCTGGCACCAGCTGTCACTGCAGGTGCAG gAGTCtctacagcagcagcacctgATGGGTGTCACATCTCAGACAACCACTGGAACAGGCACCCCTGCCTCTTTGGCCACACCTCCCACTACAGTTCATCCAATGCGTCAGACATCCATGGCTCCGCCACACCTCAAGTCTCAGAGGTCTATTAACACTCCCGCTACTGCCACGCCTCCGAAGGTTCGCCCACAGAGCAGGAACCTCCTCCTCGACTCTTCGGACACAAACTTCAGCGGCAGTCATCCGAAATCGCGCCAAactcagcagcaacaacagcagcagcagcagcagcagcagcagcagcaacagcagcagcaacagcagcagcagcaacagcagcagcagcagcaacagcaacaacaggaGACACAGCTGACAGACAGTCCGGCTCCCGGGCTCCCTTACCAGACGAGCTCTGCCAAAGAGAACCAGGCCCCATCAGCTGCTGCAGAAGAATCAACGGATACACCAACAAAAAGCACCAAAAAGCCTCAGTCACAACTGCAGCCTCCACAGCAACATTTGCTCAAGCCAGTTGTCAATAAACAG GGTTCAGGGTCGACCTTGAACACCCCAGCCCTCAATGAGCGGACAGTTGCCTGGGTTTCCAACATGCCACATCTCTCTGCTGACATCGAGAGCCTGCGGCCAGACCGTGAAGGTCAGCTGAAAGAGTACTCCAAGAGCATGGATGAGTCACGACTTGAGAGG GTAAGAGAGTACGAAGATGAAATACACTCCTTGAAAGAACGACTGAAGATGTCTCATCGCAAGCTGGAAGAATATGAGCAGAGACTTATGTCGCAGGAACAGCAGACAAATAAGATCCTACAGCAGTATCAGAGTCGCCTGGAGGACAGTGAGCGCCGCCTAAAGCAGCAGCAAATGGAGAAGGACTCTCAAATTAAAGGCATCATCAGCAG ACTCATGGCTGTGGAAGATGAGCTGAGAGGGGGTGCCATTCCTGATATTAAGCCTCGAATCCTCACAGACCAG TCTTTCAGCCAGGTCTATGGTGGGCTCCCAGGATCCTGA
- the LOC137124687 gene encoding ras/Rap GTPase-activating protein SynGAP-like isoform X7 — MDTSSKTWLPHQGQFGLVGQAEVCCGGAGVLTPNQSRRASFASARQSSMETPPNATPQPFRQPSFLNRRLKGSIKRAKSQPKLDRTSSFRQMILPRFRSADQERTRLMQSFKESHSHESLLSPSSAAEALDLVLDEEAIIKPVHSSILGQEYCFEVTTSSGTKCFACRSASERDKWIENLQRAVKPNKDNSRRVDNVLKLWIIEARDLPAKKRYYCELCLDDMLYARTTSKPRTDTVFWGEHFEFNNLPTIRSLRLHLYKETDKKRRKEKSTYLGLVSIPISSITGRQFVEQWYPVIQSSVLSKSGGVGSAKVINASLRVKSRYQTMNILPMELYKEFAEYITNNYRTLCAVLEPLLSVKSKEEVAFALVHILQSTGKTKEFLSDMAMCEVDRFMDREHLIFRENTLATKAVEEYLKLIGHRYLKDAIGDFIRALYESEENCEVDPMRVPPSVLADHQANLRMCCELLLCKIINSLCIFPRELKEVFASWRARCAERGREDLADSLISSSLFLRFMCPAIMSPSLFNLMQEYPAERTSRTLTLIAKVMQNLASFSKFGPKEEYMYFMNEFLEMEWGSMQQFLYEISNLDTGGNAGGFEGYIDLGRELSMLHSLLWEVMGQLSKDAILKLGPLPRLLNDISVALRNPQLHMPTNHQPDQPKDRLFSRPSFNRLKSSDFQSLMMRDLNSSIDISRLPSPTTGMSAVESLSSNLNMRRHAERDLRSSREVFYVTRPPLARSSPAYCTSSSDITEPDPKDSRMNSISNLNSVGDMLTSSQASIAGLGHSFGNLGGPLRMGGHMPTAGSGLRLSQMGHIGGPTESISQQQQQAAAAMHFPLSFQNPLFHLAAQNSPAQSQPPPPPLLLAPEPENGHPDYAPAFGNSAFSRSEDLSALRSQSSLVQPSIVHSHSYSDDFTRQNQSNDYAWHQLSLQVQESLQQQHLMGVTSQTTTGTGTPASLATPPTTVHPMRQTSMAPPHLKSQRSINTPATATPPKVRPQSRNLLLDSSDTNFSGSHPKSRQTQQQQQQQQQQQQQQQQQQQQQQQQQQQQQQQQQQETQLTDSPAPGLPYQTSSAKENQAPSAAAEESTDTPTKSTKKPQSQLQPPQQHLLKPVVNKQGSGSTLNTPALNERTVAWVSNMPHLSADIESLRPDREGQLKEYSKSMDESRLERVREYEDEIHSLKERLKMSHRKLEEYEQRLMSQEQQTNKILQQYQSRLEDSERRLKQQQMEKDSQIKGIISRLMAVEDELRGGAIPDIKPRILTDQSFSQVYGGLPGS, encoded by the exons ACCAGTCTCGCAGGGCAAGTTTTGCCTCTGCACGGCAGTCAAGCATGGAAACTCCTCCCAATGCCACCCCACAGCCCTTCAGACAGCCG AGTTTTCTTAATCGAAGGTTGAAGGGTTCCATCAAGAGGGCTAAAAGCCAGCCCAAACTGGACCGGACCAGCAGCTTCAGACAAATGATTTTGCCCCGGTTTCGCAGTGCTGACCAAGAGCG GACACGCTTGATGCAAAGCTTCAAAGAATCCCACTCCCATGAGTCCCTACTTTCTCCTAGCAGTGCTGCAGAAGCTTTGGACCTAGTTTTGGATGAAGAAGCTATAATCAAGCCTGTCCACTCTAGCATTTTGGGACAAGAGTACTGCTTTGAG GTGACCACCAGTTcaggaacaaaatgttttgcctGTCGCTCAGCTTCAGAGAGAGATAAGTGGATTGAGAATCTGCAACGAGCTGTTAAACCAAACAAG GACAATAGCCGACGGGTGGATAATGTGCTCAAGTTGTGGATTATTGAAGCTCGAGACCTTCCAGCTAAGAAACGCTACTATTGTGAGCTGTGTTTGGATGACATGTTGTACGCACGCACCACCAGCAAACCCCGGACCGACACGGTCTTCTGGGGCGAGCACTTTGAATTTAACAATTTGCCTACCATTCGTAGCCTTCGCTTGCACCTCTACAAGGAAACGGATAAAAAAAGACGCAAG GAAAAAAGCACATACCTTGGCCTTGTCAGCATCCCCATCTCCAGCATCACAGGCCGGCAGTTTGTGGAACAATGGTACCCCGTTATACAGTCCAGTGTTTTGTCCAAAAGCGGTGGTGTTGGAAGTGCCAAAGTGATTAACGCCTCATTACGTGTCAAGTCTCGCTATCAGACAATGAACATCCTCCCAATGGAGCTGTACAAGGAATTTGCTGAGTACATTACAAACAACTACCGGACACTGTGTGCAGTTCTGGAGCCGCTGTTGAGTGTGAAAAGCAAAGAGGAGGTGGCGTTTGCCCTGGTTCACATCCTTCAAAGCACAGGGAAGACAAAG GAATTCCTGTCTGACATGGCAATGTGCGAGGTGGATCGATTCATGGACCGTGAGCACTTGATCTTTCGGGAAAACACGCTCGCTACAAAGGCTGTGGAGGAGTACCTCAAATTGATAGGTCACAGATACCTCAAGGACGCTATAG GTGACTTCATTCGAGCCTTATACGAGTCTGAGGAAAACTGTGAGGTGGACCCCATGCGTGTCCCGCCATCAGTCCTCGCTGACCATCAAGCCAACCTTCGCATGTGTTGTGAGCTGTTACTCTGCAAGATAATCAACTCTCTCTG catattTCCCAGGGAGCTGAAGGAAGTTTTTGCCTCATGGAGAGCCAGATGTGCTGAGCGTGGAAGAGAGGATCTCGCCGACAGCCTCATCAGCTCCTCCCTGTTCCTTCGCTTTATGTGTCCAGCCATCATGTCCCCGTCCCTGTTCAACCTAATGCAGGAGTATCCTGCAGAGCGCACGTCCCGCACACTCACACTCATTGCCAAGGTGATGCAGAACCTGGCCAGCTTCAGCAA GTTTGGGCCCAAGGAGGAATACATGTATTTCATGAATGAGTTCCTGGAGATGGAGTGGGGCTCCATGCAGCAGTTTCTTTATGAGATTTCCAACTTGGACACTGGGGGAAATGCTGGAGGGTTTGAAGGCTACATTGACCTCGGTAGAGAATTGTCCATGCTCCACAGCTTACTGTGGGAAGTTATGGGCCAGCTTAGCAAG gaTGCTATTCTCAAACTTGGACCTTTACCAAGGCTGTTGAATGACATCAGTGTTGCCTTGAGGAACCCGCAGCTTCACATGCCTACAAATCACCAGCCAGACCAGCCGAAGGACCGACTCTTCTCACGCCCATCTTTCAATCGCCTCAAGTCCTCTGACTTCCAAAGCCTTATGATGCGTGACTTAAATAG TTCAATAGACATCTCTCGCCTGCCGTCCCCTACGACTGGCATGTCAGCTGTAGAGTCCCTCTCATCAAATCTGAACATGAGGCGCCATGCTGAACGAGACCTCCGGTCTTCGAGAGAAGTTTTCTATGTGACCCGCCCACCACTGGCTCGATCCAGCCCTGCTTACTGCACAAGCAGCTCAGATATCACCGAACCTGATCCAAAG GACTCCCGTATGAACAGCATTTCCAACCTGAACTCTGTGGGAGACATGCTCACCTCTTCTCAAGCCTCCATCGCCGGGCTCGGCCACAGCTTCGGGAACCTCGGCGGTCCGCTTCGTATGGGAGGGCATATGCCAACAGCGGGCTCCGGTTTGAGGCTGAGCCAGATGGGCCACATAGGGGGTCCAACGGAATCCATCtctcagcagcaacagcaggcagcagcagccatgCACTTCCCCCTGTCTTTCCAGAACCCGCTATTCCATCTGGCCGCCCAGAACTCACCAGCTCAGTCTcagcctcctccacctcctctcctccttgCCCCGGAGCCTGAGAACGGCCACCCTGACTATGCTCCCGCCTTTGGCAACAGTGCTTTCTCCCGCAGCGAGGACTTGTCCGCCCTGCGGTCACAGAGCAGCCTGGTGCAGCCCAGCATTGTCCACTCACACAGTTACAGTGATGATTTCACCCGGCAGAATCAGAGCAATGACTACGCCTGGCACCAGCTGTCACTGCAGGTGCAG gAGTCtctacagcagcagcacctgATGGGTGTCACATCTCAGACAACCACTGGAACAGGCACCCCTGCCTCTTTGGCCACACCTCCCACTACAGTTCATCCAATGCGTCAGACATCCATGGCTCCGCCACACCTCAAGTCTCAGAGGTCTATTAACACTCCCGCTACTGCCACGCCTCCGAAGGTTCGCCCACAGAGCAGGAACCTCCTCCTCGACTCTTCGGACACAAACTTCAGCGGCAGTCATCCGAAATCGCGCCAAactcagcagcaacaacagcagcagcagcagcagcagcagcagcagcaacagcagcagcaacagcagcagcagcaacagcagcagcagcagcaacagcaacaacaggaGACACAGCTGACAGACAGTCCGGCTCCCGGGCTCCCTTACCAGACGAGCTCTGCCAAAGAGAACCAGGCCCCATCAGCTGCTGCAGAAGAATCAACGGATACACCAACAAAAAGCACCAAAAAGCCTCAGTCACAACTGCAGCCTCCACAGCAACATTTGCTCAAGCCAGTTGTCAATAAACAG GGTTCAGGGTCGACCTTGAACACCCCAGCCCTCAATGAGCGGACAGTTGCCTGGGTTTCCAACATGCCACATCTCTCTGCTGACATCGAGAGCCTGCGGCCAGACCGTGAAGGTCAGCTGAAAGAGTACTCCAAGAGCATGGATGAGTCACGACTTGAGAGG GTAAGAGAGTACGAAGATGAAATACACTCCTTGAAAGAACGACTGAAGATGTCTCATCGCAAGCTGGAAGAATATGAGCAGAGACTTATGTCGCAGGAACAGCAGACAAATAAGATCCTACAGCAGTATCAGAGTCGCCTGGAGGACAGTGAGCGCCGCCTAAAGCAGCAGCAAATGGAGAAGGACTCTCAAATTAAAGGCATCATCAGCAG ACTCATGGCTGTGGAAGATGAGCTGAGAGGGGGTGCCATTCCTGATATTAAGCCTCGAATCCTCACAGACCAG TCTTTCAGCCAGGTCTATGGTGGGCTCCCAGGATCCTGA